A stretch of Paenibacillus sp. URB8-2 DNA encodes these proteins:
- a CDS encoding metal-dependent hydrolase: MDTATHFVMGFGLAGLSFVDPAVASQPMLAGAVMLATVIGSQAPDADTALRLKSNAVYIRNHRGITHSLPFLLLWPGLITLVLSPIFGLSDMRSISHLALWSFIAVAVHVFSDVFNTYGTQAARPITERWIAWNIIHIFDPFIFGSHFAAIALWVTGLIPPAPLFVTLYIIIVLYYIWRTVAHFRITRSIMLKDIKHDPTDKYIVIPTITPRRWNVVKAKKEGDYYVGQLNYGRLEWFKHAVSSRHPAVERSKSHPDIEAFLYFTSYAVAEVEELPSGYIVRWGDVRYLHRKQFPFVAVLVMDHQYHPLQTYVGWLSSEKLDERFAIEPGSMKV; encoded by the coding sequence ATGGATACCGCTACACACTTTGTCATGGGTTTTGGACTTGCGGGGCTCTCCTTCGTCGATCCCGCCGTCGCCTCTCAGCCGATGCTGGCGGGAGCCGTCATGCTGGCGACTGTTATCGGTTCGCAGGCCCCCGATGCCGATACGGCCCTTCGCTTGAAGAGCAATGCGGTTTATATTCGAAATCACAGGGGGATTACGCACTCCCTTCCTTTCCTATTGCTCTGGCCCGGGTTGATCACACTTGTGCTTAGTCCGATTTTCGGACTAAGCGATATGCGCTCCATCAGCCATCTTGCCCTCTGGAGCTTTATTGCCGTAGCCGTTCACGTCTTTAGCGATGTGTTTAACACGTACGGCACTCAAGCGGCCCGGCCGATCACCGAACGCTGGATCGCCTGGAACATTATCCATATTTTCGATCCTTTTATTTTCGGCAGCCATTTTGCGGCCATCGCGCTGTGGGTTACGGGCCTTATCCCTCCGGCCCCTTTGTTCGTGACGCTGTACATCATCATCGTCCTGTATTACATTTGGAGAACCGTCGCGCATTTCCGGATCACCCGCAGCATTATGCTCAAGGACATCAAGCATGACCCGACCGACAAATATATCGTCATCCCCACGATAACGCCAAGACGTTGGAATGTCGTTAAGGCTAAAAAGGAAGGCGACTACTATGTCGGCCAGCTTAACTACGGACGTTTGGAGTGGTTCAAGCACGCGGTCAGTTCCCGGCATCCGGCTGTGGAACGCTCCAAGTCCCATCCGGATATTGAGGCTTTTCTCTACTTTACTTCCTATGCCGTCGCCGAGGTGGAAGAACTGCCTTCGGGTTATATTGTACGCTGGGGAGACGTCCGTTATTTGCACCGTAAGCAATTTCCCTTTGTCGCGGTGCTTGTCATGGATCACCAGTACCATCCGCTTCAGACTTATGTGGGCTGGCTCAGCAGCGAGAAGCTTGACGAGCGTTTCGCCATCGAGCCGGGTTCCATGAAAGTTTAG
- the trpS gene encoding tryptophan--tRNA ligase: MKKVLSGIQPSGTLTLGNYIGAMKNFVKLQEEHECYFMVVDLHAVTVPQEPASLREQSEAVAALFIASGIDPVRSNVYLQSHVPQHAELGWLMTTLTAMGELERMTQFKDKSSGKDNVGAGLFVYPALMAADILVYNADLVPVGEDQKQHLELTRDLAGRFNHRYGEFFTIPEPYIPKVGARIMSLDDGRKKMSKSSPNAGSYIALLDSPDVIRKKISRATTDSGREVIYDPANKPEVSNLMSIYSECSGLSLAEITERYEGQMYGGFKKDLAEVIVATLEPIQERYRDIRSSGAITDILAAGAERARAVASVTLAGVKERMGFLPAR, encoded by the coding sequence ATGAAAAAAGTCCTTTCCGGCATTCAACCCAGCGGCACGCTGACGCTCGGCAATTATATCGGCGCGATGAAAAATTTCGTCAAGCTTCAGGAAGAGCATGAATGTTATTTTATGGTGGTTGACCTGCATGCCGTTACCGTACCGCAGGAACCGGCCAGCTTGCGCGAGCAGTCCGAGGCGGTTGCCGCGCTGTTCATCGCTTCGGGCATCGATCCCGTCCGGTCCAATGTGTATCTGCAGTCGCATGTGCCCCAGCACGCCGAACTGGGCTGGCTGATGACAACGCTCACCGCGATGGGCGAATTGGAGCGGATGACTCAGTTTAAAGACAAGTCATCGGGGAAAGACAACGTCGGCGCGGGATTGTTCGTCTACCCTGCGCTAATGGCCGCCGACATCCTCGTGTACAACGCGGATCTCGTTCCGGTGGGCGAAGACCAGAAGCAGCACCTGGAACTGACACGCGATCTGGCGGGACGTTTCAACCACCGATACGGCGAGTTCTTCACCATTCCGGAGCCGTATATTCCGAAAGTCGGGGCCCGGATCATGTCGCTGGATGACGGACGGAAGAAGATGAGCAAGAGCAGCCCGAACGCCGGCAGTTATATCGCCCTGCTTGATTCTCCGGATGTTATCCGCAAAAAAATCAGCCGGGCAACCACGGATTCCGGACGGGAAGTCATATACGACCCGGCCAACAAGCCGGAAGTCAGCAATTTAATGAGCATTTATTCGGAATGCTCCGGGCTGTCCCTTGCGGAAATCACCGAGCGGTATGAAGGACAGATGTACGGCGGGTTCAAAAAAGATCTGGCCGAAGTCATCGTGGCGACGCTTGAGCCGATTCAGGAGCGGTACCGCGACATCCGAAGCTCCGGAGCCATTACCGACATCCTCGCCGCTGGCGCCGAGCGCGCCCGGGCCGTGGCGTCGGTGACGCTCGCCGGAGTCAAGGAGCGGATGGGATTCCTGCCCGCACGGTAA
- a CDS encoding toprim domain-containing protein, translating to MSITIIVEGKNDRSRLRRLLKPEIDILCTNGTLNTLKLETLRKQVGDSEVYLYMDNDSSGKKIRGVLRDAFPDAEHIYTRRGYAGVEGTPDEYNIAQLEKAGLEEFIIYPDPLPY from the coding sequence ATGTCCATCACCATTATTGTCGAAGGAAAGAATGACCGCAGCCGCTTACGGCGTCTGCTGAAGCCCGAGATCGACATTCTATGCACCAATGGCACGCTCAATACGCTCAAGCTGGAGACCCTGCGCAAACAAGTCGGAGACAGCGAAGTCTACCTTTACATGGACAACGACAGCTCCGGCAAAAAAATACGCGGCGTCCTGCGCGACGCTTTTCCCGATGCGGAGCATATATACACCCGCCGCGGTTACGCCGGAGTCGAAGGCACTCCCGATGAATACAATATTGCGCAGCTGGAAAAGGCGGGATTGGAAGAGTTCATTATCTATCCCGATCCGCTTCCTTATTAA
- the cyoE gene encoding heme o synthase: MDNQWRYQASSDSAAMSAKLPPEAEHATWRDFITVTKPGIIRSNLIAAFAGYWLASGWDVDYGKLILTLIGTMLVMASACVFNNYFDRDLDMKMDRTKKRGLPTGRLKPNTILLYAIGLGIAGLISLFIFSGVLAGLFGIVGMFVYVVVYTLWLKRTSTWSTSVGAVSGAMPPVIGYAAVTGKVDLGAWLLFAMLFLWQPPHFWALGIRRKEEYRAAGFPLLPVVKGTRRTKIQMIPYVALLVPVSVFMYMYNYAGIFYLIISAGLSVTWLYLTLNGLRAKDDDAWAKQNFFFSINYLTLSLIALVLNTIHG, translated from the coding sequence GTGGATAATCAATGGAGATATCAAGCCTCTTCCGATTCCGCGGCCATGTCCGCCAAGCTCCCCCCTGAAGCAGAACACGCCACATGGCGCGATTTCATTACGGTTACCAAACCGGGCATTATCCGGTCGAATCTCATCGCCGCGTTCGCCGGCTACTGGCTGGCTTCCGGTTGGGACGTTGATTACGGCAAACTGATCCTGACCCTGATCGGCACGATGCTTGTTATGGCTTCGGCCTGTGTGTTCAATAACTATTTCGACCGCGATCTGGATATGAAAATGGACCGGACCAAGAAACGCGGTCTGCCGACCGGCCGTTTGAAGCCGAATACGATTCTGCTCTACGCTATAGGACTCGGCATCGCCGGACTGATCTCGCTGTTTATCTTCTCCGGAGTATTGGCGGGTCTGTTCGGCATCGTCGGCATGTTCGTCTATGTGGTGGTTTATACCCTTTGGCTGAAGCGGACCTCCACCTGGAGCACCTCGGTCGGCGCCGTTTCCGGCGCGATGCCGCCGGTGATCGGTTATGCCGCCGTAACGGGCAAGGTCGATCTTGGCGCTTGGCTGCTGTTCGCCATGCTGTTCCTGTGGCAGCCCCCCCATTTCTGGGCCCTCGGCATCCGCCGCAAGGAAGAATACCGTGCCGCGGGATTTCCGCTGCTTCCGGTCGTGAAAGGCACGCGACGCACCAAGATTCAGATGATTCCCTATGTTGCGCTGCTCGTTCCGGTTTCGGTGTTCATGTATATGTACAACTACGCCGGTATTTTTTATTTAATTATTTCCGCCGGGCTCTCCGTTACCTGGCTTTATCTGACGCTGAATGGTCTGAGAGCGAAGGATGATGACGCCTGGGCGAAGCAGAACTTCTTTTTCTCCATTAATTATTTAACTCTCAGCCTGATCGCTTTGGTGCTCAATACGATTCACGGATGA
- a CDS encoding O-methyltransferase, with amino-acid sequence MLKTEQLSLARQMDLVFKELQEELSGLSSGTVFVQIRNNVIGKFGIRHNPLSGRSGTFTDKGEGLTAGQLSSFRLMALESLNFKRRWTHGEISYEFAVRQGIVMVDAVMESNYNMANLMIRYPRNTQAETDHYCG; translated from the coding sequence ATGCTTAAGACGGAACAATTGTCTTTGGCGAGGCAGATGGATCTGGTGTTTAAAGAGCTTCAGGAGGAATTGTCGGGATTGTCTTCCGGGACCGTATTTGTACAAATACGAAATAATGTCATTGGCAAATTCGGTATCCGCCATAATCCTCTATCCGGACGCAGCGGCACATTCACCGACAAGGGGGAGGGGCTTACCGCCGGGCAGTTGTCCTCGTTTCGCCTGATGGCTCTGGAAAGTCTGAACTTCAAGCGGCGGTGGACGCATGGCGAAATCAGCTATGAATTTGCCGTAAGGCAGGGAATTGTAATGGTCGACGCCGTAATGGAATCCAATTACAACATGGCTAATCTGATGATCCGCTATCCCCGGAACACGCAGGCCGAGACTGATCATTATTGCGGATAA
- a CDS encoding alpha/beta-type small acid-soluble spore protein, translating into MGQVGQSQGRSSRSNNLVVPQATAALQQLKLEAAQELGVTIPQDGYYGNYTSRETGSLGGYITKRLVQLAEQQLSGRV; encoded by the coding sequence ATGGGTCAAGTAGGTCAAAGCCAAGGTCGCAGCAGCCGTTCCAACAACCTGGTCGTTCCTCAAGCAACCGCTGCGCTGCAACAACTGAAACTTGAAGCGGCGCAAGAGCTTGGAGTAACTATTCCTCAAGACGGGTACTATGGTAACTACACTTCCCGCGAAACCGGTTCTCTGGGAGGGTATATCACCAAACGTCTTGTACAACTGGCAGAGCAACAACTCTCCGGTCGTGTGTAA
- a CDS encoding IS110 family transposase: MEILIERCCGLDVHKKSITACIITPKGKEIRSFETLTRRLVDLVDWIKSERCSHVAMESTGDYWKPIYNLLELEDVKPIVVNAQHIKAVPGRKTDVKDAEWIAKLLRHGLVQGSYIPGREQRELREIIRYRRSIIEERAREVNRLQKVLEGGNIKLSSVASNVLGVSGRNMLEAMIQGESDPSILADFAQKKLKAKKEQLKLALEGSLGPHQLLMLEKQLSHIDQLNELITELDEEVERRMTPFAEDLKLLDTIPGVGKRTAEQILAEIGTDMTRFPSPGHLCSWAGMTPGHDESAGKKRSAKTRKGNKKLRSALVEAARAAGRKKNTYLSAQYHRIAGRRGKNRAAVAVGHSILTIVYILLTRKQEYKELGFDYFDQRNRDMVMNRSIKRLESLGYQVNLTEQTA; encoded by the coding sequence ATGGAAATCCTGATTGAACGTTGCTGTGGATTGGATGTGCACAAGAAAAGCATCACCGCATGTATCATCACCCCGAAAGGAAAGGAGATTCGAAGTTTTGAAACCCTGACCAGACGACTGGTCGATCTGGTGGATTGGATCAAAAGCGAGCGGTGCAGCCATGTCGCGATGGAGAGTACCGGGGATTACTGGAAACCGATTTATAACCTGCTTGAACTGGAAGATGTCAAGCCGATCGTCGTGAACGCTCAGCATATCAAAGCGGTGCCTGGGCGAAAAACGGATGTAAAGGATGCGGAATGGATTGCCAAGCTACTCCGGCATGGACTGGTGCAAGGGAGCTATATTCCGGGTCGGGAGCAGCGTGAGCTACGGGAAATTATTCGCTACCGGCGAAGCATCATCGAAGAACGAGCCCGGGAAGTAAACCGACTGCAAAAGGTGCTGGAAGGTGGAAATATCAAACTCTCGTCGGTGGCCTCCAATGTGCTGGGCGTATCTGGACGGAACATGCTGGAAGCGATGATTCAGGGAGAAAGTGATCCATCGATCCTGGCTGACTTCGCGCAAAAGAAGCTGAAGGCCAAGAAAGAGCAATTAAAACTGGCGCTTGAAGGTAGCTTGGGGCCGCATCAGCTGCTCATGCTGGAAAAACAGCTGTCGCATATCGACCAATTGAACGAGTTAATCACCGAACTGGATGAAGAAGTGGAACGCCGAATGACCCCTTTCGCAGAGGACCTGAAGTTATTGGATACCATTCCCGGCGTCGGTAAGCGAACCGCCGAACAAATTCTGGCGGAAATCGGGACCGACATGACACGGTTTCCAAGTCCGGGACATTTATGTTCCTGGGCAGGAATGACTCCAGGTCACGATGAAAGTGCCGGGAAAAAGCGGTCAGCGAAGACCCGAAAAGGGAACAAAAAACTGCGAAGTGCGCTGGTGGAAGCGGCACGAGCCGCGGGACGAAAAAAGAATACCTACCTGTCGGCCCAATATCACCGGATCGCAGGCAGGCGAGGAAAAAACAGGGCAGCAGTGGCTGTCGGACATAGCATCCTGACGATCGTTTATATCTTGTTAACGCGAAAACAAGAATATAAAGAACTAGGATTTGATTATTTCGATCAACGAAACCGCGACATGGTGATGAACCGTTCCATCAAACGATTAGAATCCTTAGGATACCAAGTGAATCTGACGGAACAAACGGCCTGA
- a CDS encoding transglutaminase domain-containing protein: MLNEWLQSLRDANIITLILLLVAAFSLVQGWFRGFSLSAGRLFGLLGSGIATISALILSALAAAYFSPYVQTWAAGTAAPEGELKQWQQIYYTAVSALAGLPLLRFLLLLIIGYSLIRIILGLLAPLLPFPRSRRPGLLGRKISAASRLGGAGIGLFIGAARCLLIIIALYVGTGLSPSSGLARYVEESPVYRQGVESVIKPVAGTTVQDHLPVLTKAVAAEMNDILRRKYEIIDRDVSSDITGAASDIAGKAENDEKKARLLYDWVGSRISYDYAKAENYEQKRIWKEQTPQDTFDTRLGVCIDYARLYAVMARSQGLDVRVVTGRGYDGQGGYGPHAWNEVYIAERKAWIPLDSTWAKSGNWFNPPDFDSTHIKESVL; encoded by the coding sequence ATGTTGAACGAATGGCTGCAGAGCCTGCGCGATGCCAATATTATCACGTTAATTTTGCTGCTTGTTGCCGCCTTTTCGCTGGTTCAAGGCTGGTTCAGGGGATTTTCCTTATCCGCGGGCAGATTGTTCGGACTGCTCGGTTCGGGCATTGCCACGATTTCGGCGCTGATTCTCTCCGCGCTGGCAGCGGCGTATTTCTCGCCCTATGTTCAAACGTGGGCGGCGGGAACGGCGGCCCCCGAAGGAGAACTGAAACAGTGGCAGCAGATTTATTACACTGCCGTGTCGGCGCTTGCGGGACTCCCGCTGCTGCGGTTCCTGCTCCTGCTGATCATAGGCTACAGCCTGATCCGGATCATCCTGGGGCTTCTGGCCCCACTGCTGCCGTTTCCCCGGAGCCGGCGGCCAGGGCTGCTGGGCCGTAAAATCTCGGCAGCAAGCCGCTTGGGCGGTGCGGGCATCGGACTTTTCATAGGCGCCGCTCGCTGCCTCTTGATCATTATCGCGCTTTATGTCGGAACCGGTCTGAGTCCAAGCAGCGGGTTGGCCCGCTACGTTGAAGAGTCGCCGGTGTACCGGCAGGGCGTCGAATCCGTGATCAAGCCTGTGGCCGGTACCACGGTGCAGGACCATCTGCCGGTACTGACCAAGGCGGTCGCCGCAGAGATGAACGATATTCTCCGCCGCAAATACGAAATTATCGACCGGGACGTGTCGAGCGATATCACCGGGGCGGCGTCGGACATAGCCGGGAAGGCGGAGAACGACGAGAAGAAGGCACGGCTGCTCTACGATTGGGTCGGCAGCAGGATTTCCTACGATTATGCCAAAGCCGAGAATTATGAGCAGAAAAGAATATGGAAAGAGCAGACCCCGCAGGATACCTTCGATACCCGGCTAGGTGTATGCATCGACTATGCCCGTCTGTATGCCGTAATGGCCCGTTCGCAGGGCCTTGATGTGCGGGTGGTGACCGGCCGCGGCTATGACGGGCAGGGAGGATACGGGCCGCATGCCTGGAACGAGGTTTATATCGCCGAGCGGAAAGCGTGGATTCCTTTGGACTCCACTTGGGCGAAGAGCGGAAACTGGTTCAATCCGCCGGATTTTGACTCCACGCATATCAAGGAAAGTGTGCTTTGA
- a CDS encoding MFS transporter, with protein sequence MKTALWLYLFLFFAYFDLHAQYPILTPFAISLGAGPAFIGWMMGMYSLTHLPGNLLAGVLIDRKGSRRYIVYSLVAAGLILLLQAYAQLPWHLLLLRAASGFALAFLSPACMSLLASLSSDSVKQGKYMSGQGIVHTLASVLSPAAGAFIVAKAGFSGTFQSLGWLLIATGVMAFFSVPKAARKQTAQTVSAAAGDGRTEALISPEAVTAKPIPFRYLLLPFFIASAQGVLFFELPLSQAGNGNKGILSTGILLSLLSLGALVTLSMLFLNRLPALWRISAALLGMALCFFGLAAVPLIPPAVVLFLMGTAKGVLFPAMAALFISISGPGRLGRTFSLQSIATSLGAFAGPVAAGQLRGLVSPYFIAFLLIMLALLLIPRPGSGKLSAYRPDLQGPAI encoded by the coding sequence TTGAAAACCGCACTCTGGCTTTACCTGTTCTTGTTCTTTGCCTACTTTGATCTGCATGCGCAGTATCCCATTCTGACCCCCTTCGCCATTTCGCTGGGCGCCGGGCCGGCCTTTATCGGCTGGATGATGGGAATGTATTCGCTCACCCATCTTCCCGGCAATCTGCTTGCCGGCGTACTGATCGACCGAAAGGGCAGCCGCCGCTACATCGTCTACAGCCTGGTCGCCGCCGGATTGATTTTGCTGCTCCAGGCCTATGCCCAGCTGCCATGGCATCTGCTGCTTCTCAGGGCGGCGAGCGGTTTTGCGCTCGCCTTCCTCTCTCCCGCCTGCATGTCGCTGCTTGCCTCGCTGTCAAGCGATTCGGTGAAGCAGGGGAAGTACATGTCCGGCCAGGGAATCGTGCATACGCTCGCTTCCGTCCTTTCGCCGGCGGCCGGCGCATTCATCGTGGCCAAAGCCGGTTTCTCCGGAACCTTTCAGAGCCTGGGCTGGCTGCTGATCGCCACTGGTGTTATGGCATTTTTCAGCGTACCCAAGGCCGCAAGGAAGCAGACGGCGCAGACGGTAAGCGCAGCGGCGGGGGACGGACGCACCGAAGCGTTGATTTCACCGGAAGCCGTCACAGCGAAGCCGATTCCCTTCCGGTATCTCCTGCTTCCATTCTTCATTGCCTCCGCTCAGGGCGTACTCTTCTTCGAGCTCCCCCTGTCGCAGGCCGGAAACGGAAACAAAGGCATTCTTTCGACGGGAATATTGCTTTCGCTGCTCAGCCTCGGCGCGCTTGTCACCCTGAGTATGCTGTTTCTGAACCGCCTCCCCGCCCTCTGGCGAATCAGCGCGGCGCTGCTCGGCATGGCGCTCTGCTTCTTCGGCCTTGCCGCCGTTCCCTTGATCCCTCCGGCGGTTGTATTGTTTCTAATGGGCACCGCAAAGGGCGTGCTGTTCCCCGCGATGGCTGCGCTGTTTATCAGCATCAGCGGTCCCGGGCGCCTGGGGCGGACCTTCTCGCTGCAGTCCATTGCGACTTCCCTCGGTGCCTTCGCCGGTCCTGTCGCCGCCGGACAGCTGCGGGGGCTCGTCTCGCCTTACTTCATCGCTTTCCTTCTGATAATGCTCGCGCTGCTGCTCATTCCTCGTCCCGGCTCAGGCAAGCTTTCCGCCTACCGCCCGGACTTGCAAGGCCCGGCAATCTGA
- a CDS encoding SCO family protein produces MHILSRYKWTWLLLLLALAMAAYLVASSWASRTGKLPVIGEVQDFSLENVNGDTVTLSDTQGKVRLVYFFFTQCPDVCPITTFALSQTQDLLIKDGSFGKDAAFLSISFDPQNDTRGGIKTFADRFHADYAGWYFLRGDQEKVRNLAAGSFKILIAGNNKDNFAHANLIGLVDRENRLRALYNAGDTDRVTPEFLADAVKKLARE; encoded by the coding sequence ATGCACATCCTCTCACGGTACAAATGGACTTGGCTGCTGCTTCTGCTCGCGCTGGCCATGGCGGCCTATCTGGTCGCAAGCTCTTGGGCTTCCCGGACGGGGAAGCTTCCGGTTATCGGGGAAGTGCAGGACTTCTCCCTTGAAAATGTAAACGGTGACACGGTTACGCTTTCGGATACTCAGGGCAAGGTGCGGCTCGTATATTTCTTTTTTACCCAGTGTCCGGATGTGTGTCCCATTACAACCTTTGCCCTGTCGCAGACGCAGGACCTGCTGATCAAGGACGGCAGCTTTGGCAAAGACGCGGCCTTCCTCTCGATCTCATTCGACCCGCAGAACGACACGCGCGGGGGGATCAAGACGTTTGCCGATCGTTTCCACGCCGATTATGCCGGCTGGTACTTTCTGCGCGGGGATCAGGAGAAGGTGCGCAATCTGGCGGCGGGTTCCTTCAAAATTCTGATCGCGGGCAACAACAAGGACAATTTCGCCCACGCGAACCTGATCGGGCTGGTGGACCGGGAGAACCGGCTGCGCGCACTGTACAATGCCGGCGATACGGACCGGGTTACCCCGGAATTTTTGGCCGATGCCGTGAAAAAGCTGGCCCGCGAGTAG
- a CDS encoding aldose 1-epimerase — protein MKQVTKGQWCGYDTYILHSRDLEVTLLPRLGNNVISLWDRKEGREVLRRPDEADLDFYMQKPYHFGIPLLIPPGRIAKGQFEFDGAHYQFDRNTAGDNHIHGLHRTQSWCVSDIEEDDEGCAVTTEFKTTDDPHWMEQLPAPLQFEMTFRLQDAVLNQTLKVTHLGGERSIPFGIGYHTWFMIDGQPRRWSLKLPVESIYELNDQLLPSGKVNPLGSLEALNEGMNLQGTNFDTALRIGDKTPVQALLLRDDGYGLRYSADENYFRHWVVYTKGPADLYLCAEPYTWLPDAPNVSQDPNFTGLLTLAPGQSLELKTSIEMIYPED, from the coding sequence ATGAAACAGGTGACCAAAGGGCAATGGTGCGGTTATGACACTTACATTTTGCATAGCCGCGATTTGGAAGTCACGCTGCTGCCGCGTCTCGGCAACAACGTAATCTCCCTGTGGGACCGAAAGGAAGGGCGGGAAGTTCTGCGCCGGCCGGATGAGGCCGACCTGGATTTTTATATGCAGAAGCCCTATCACTTCGGTATTCCGCTCTTGATTCCACCGGGGCGCATCGCCAAGGGACAGTTTGAATTTGATGGCGCGCATTACCAGTTTGACCGCAACACCGCCGGCGACAATCATATTCATGGCCTGCACCGGACACAGTCCTGGTGCGTCAGCGATATCGAGGAAGACGATGAAGGCTGTGCGGTAACCACCGAATTCAAGACGACAGACGATCCCCACTGGATGGAACAGCTGCCGGCCCCGCTCCAATTCGAAATGACATTCCGGCTGCAGGATGCGGTATTGAATCAGACTCTGAAGGTGACCCATCTGGGCGGCGAACGAAGCATCCCCTTCGGTATCGGCTATCACACCTGGTTCATGATCGACGGCCAGCCGAGGCGGTGGAGCCTTAAGCTGCCGGTGGAGAGCATTTACGAGCTGAACGACCAGCTCCTGCCCAGCGGAAAGGTTAATCCCCTCGGTTCGCTCGAAGCCTTGAATGAAGGAATGAACCTTCAGGGCACCAATTTCGACACCGCTCTGCGGATCGGCGATAAGACTCCCGTCCAAGCTCTTCTGCTCCGTGATGACGGCTACGGGCTCCGCTACAGCGCGGACGAGAACTATTTCCGTCATTGGGTGGTCTATACAAAGGGGCCTGCCGATCTTTATCTCTGCGCCGAGCCGTATACGTGGCTGCCGGATGCGCCCAACGTTTCCCAAGATCCAAACTTCACCGGGCTGCTGACGCTTGCTCCCGGTCAGAGTCTTGAACTGAAAACCTCAATTGAAATGATATATCCTGAAGACTGA